The genomic DNA ATTTCCACTAATGTTATGTTCATAGTTACTAGGGTACATACCAATGGTATTCTTAGGATACATTACATTTCTACTGCTATAACTAATGTCTATGTTTTTCTGACTCATTGCTCGCTTCTCTAAAGCATTCATCATATATCCCACACTTTGATTAATTATTTTGTCCTCGTTCAAATACTTTGTATCGGTCGTCAACACACTTTCTGcccttaaattttttgtctttatattataaaaaccattacttctattattattactattattactattactactattattactattattgctattattactattattactattactataactactactactattgtGGCTCACTTcgttatatatacaacaatTTCTTATTGGTAacttttcaataaaataaagacaatacttctttttatttaacacaaattttttatttcttctgaaaattacaaataaagATTGGACATgtaaattatgaatataaatgctcaaccttttttttatggtagataatttttcttgtttAAGCAAAAAAGAACAGATTACATTATAGGACAATAAACATTTGTTTGATTTCATTCTACAATAAtcaaaatgatgaaatttTAAAGGAATATATGTGAAGTTAATTTGAGGTATAACTAAATTAAATAGCATATCGTGCGAAAACCATCTATccaatttttctaaattttcatCTAATATAGAATTATCACCtttatgattttttataaagttgtataataattttttccacTCCCTTCTTCTTATATTTCCcctattaaaatattctttagtatatatgcattcatCAGATAATAATCTTAATTTagttaataaatgaataggACAAGATGCTTcaaatttttcaataaattgCCTACCGCATTCATCATATTTGTAACTTTTCTCaccttttaattttctatattcTGAATATTTTACACAATCTTCTATGGATGGAATAATGTTAAAAACTTTGGTACAACCACCTTTGTACAAGTACCAAAACTCAATATAtcttacaaaattataaaacgAATCTAAAGCGGATGCTGTAAAATGAACATCCAAACTTTCAAAATtcgaaatattataaaacagAGGAGgaaaatcatttttaaaactcagttcaattattttatcataatttcCTAATTCGCCATTGTACGAGTCACTGTTAGTATGATAGTTATAATTCGTGTTACTCGACATAAacatacaattattattattactattattattaatactattcttaccattattaatactattatttctattaatattattattattactattaatatcATTGTTGTCATTTTCCTCTTCAATGGTACTGCTAGTACAATTATAGCAACTGTACGGTTTTTCCGAATGTCTTcctttctcattttttacattatcaTATGTGTCATCCTCTTTATCTTCTTTATGATGCTTATTAAAAGACAACTCGACACtcttaaaacattttaaatcaCATTTCAAATCATTTAGTGCTTtcatatcatattttttaaagattaCGTGCATATCCAACccatttttttgtgttattcTAAAACCTAAATTGTGTTTTGGTATCTCAAAATTgtagttatttttatttttattttttaatttactatCTAGCTTTCTTGGTGATACATTTTCCCCGAATTTGGATGCAAAGAATTTTCTCTtggctcttttttttatatgtccTTCTTTTATCCTCTCGTTGATGTCATAATCACTGAACGAATAATACTCAGTCAATCTGTTGCTGTCTAATGTgctcctttttatttttttccctaagctatgccttttttttttttcatgtatgGAATTCGTGCTCTCGCTAAACAGGTTCTCGATCGCCGTCAGGAAAAGCACATCTGAAAATGGCACGTAATCATGTTCATGAgcacatatacaaatatatatgcacatataaacaaaaataaaaatacaatttgCAAAGCATACCATTGAGGTCAAAATTACGAAGAAGACATGCACACAAATTTGTTTCACAGAAAAACTTTTTTCCATACCTTCAATTTGATCCTTGTTATCTTTCAACTTGATGGCACTGTTACCTATTTTGTGATTAGTATGTATTATATCTTCCttccttttaattttcttcttatatttaattttcttggtatattctttaaaaataatatgtagtCCTATAAATCTTATCCATATATTAATTAGgagattttttttaatattttttttttcttcttcggTTAGTTTCactttgtatttatttaattcatcaattttaaaattcttaataaaaaattcaaaagtAAAaggatttttataaatataattatcaaaaaatgttatcttaatattttctacTAATATTCTTAACGAATTAACTAATTTCACAGGGAgagcttttaaaaaattgtcctctttcttttcttttgatACATTAATTCTATCCCATTTgtttagtttattttttttcgttttatattgataattcataattttgttGGTATCCCACGAACTTggatacaaaaattttatgacaagatatatatcatttgcataaatatttataggaCTAATGTTGTTTGAAAAAATAGATGaccataaaaattttatgcgtaaattttttatgtttgaGTAAACTATTTCAAAGGGTAACTCAGCTAATTCGAATAACTTTTCTGGAAAGGGTACATTTTTCAATAGTATCTGCGCggagaaaaattaaaattgaatatatatgaagtGGGTATAGAGGGGGGGTTAGGAAGTGTTAAGGTTTGTTCTCTCTATATCAACGGATATTTGTGTTTTACTACATGTGTGTTTATGCATTATATGGGTGaggacatatatatatacatatatgtatgtatatgttcatGTACTCATGTGCACACTATGCACTTTGTTGTAATGTGTTAAGCAGTTATTCGAAAGAATGCATACCTCTGGCGATGTAACAGAGTTAATCGTTAAATTCTGCATCGCGTCCCATTCCCCCAAATACTCTTGTCCAAATAACTTAATAAATTGatttataatgtttttaaacatttttactttttttcaatCCTAGTAATATAATGTAAGCACCCCTACAAGAAATAGGACATCGCTGTACATACGTTTTCTAAGACTCGTAACATACATGCACACAAACATTAAATATGCTAAAGCAAAGagaaaactaaaaaaaaactgcTGCTTAAATAGAAGAAATGCCTGGAGAAATTTCACATCCACTGTCTAGTGTAcgcataattatatatgtacatgtacctatgtatactaatatatatattaatatttatatatattggaaaattcatatttatatatatgggcatatgtatatttatatatatgggcatatttatatttttatatatgggcatatttatatttttatccatACTCTTATACCTGCACAAATACACGtaaacgtacatatatatatgcttattgGTCAGATGTTGTGAAACAAAATATGCTTAACCAGAATTGCTGGTCTAAGAAAAACGTTACACACGTAGAAAGAACCATATACGGCAAATTAAGTGCACAATTGGGGTGGCCTCAATTTTAgccattatatattttttattttattttattaaaactaaaatatattatattagaaTTTCATACCCAAATAAAAAACTTCAACATATAGTCGTTTTAATACatcaatatttaaaatacattataaaaattatcagGGATATGGTTAAacattgttattttttcttttattttgaacttttaatttttttatttttttctgaatattcatattttagaATGTTAATTAAAATGATTTTAAGAAATGTCAGATAATGTAGGatgacaaaatatataagtaaaatgttttattattttttttttatctataaaatataatttaagaCATGTAATGAAGCAGTCTAATTAATCTTTAAATACCCCAAAAttatacaacaaaaaaaaaaaatacaacataaaaaaatatatttcacaatatatatatatatatatatatgtatgaacatGCGatcttataataatataatgggGAAAATTACTAAACCAAACTAGTAAACGCATGTATGCATGTTCGTATATACTTGAATGCGTATAACACCAAAGAgcatacttttttaaaaaacaaattacataaaaatgaaaaaaaattaaattatatacacaaTGATAAAAGGATAAATGCAAAGTTATGTAAGAAGCTGTaaagttataaaaacaaattacataaatattataaagtaaataaaaaaaaaaattatagtacGTTAATTAAAATTGTATACTAAGTGAAATTAAATGTGATATACTTAACAAATaacacaaaaaagaaaaatgtaaattaaataaaaggaaatattacAATGGACAATAAaggcagaaaaaaaaaatttgttttttcttattgtagtaccatgtataaatatattttcttaattatatttttataactaaAAATCCACGAACAAAagaactaattttttttatttccattaatGCTATTAATTTCCACTTTTTACATGCACGaactaatattttaatgtgttattttacaatattttaaattacccaggaattgttaaaaataattttaatcataaaggaataaaacataattccgcataatcattttaaaatacgttttttatattttttaggaaaaaataaaattgcagATAAAGCGATTTTACCTTCGGAaaagcatacatatattacgtgtatatatatgcaaacatacatacatacatacatacatacataaatacatacatactcgCGCATGTatgaaaaaagcaaaatgctgttaataaattcaaaaatcGACAGCAAAACACAATGAATTTACCTAATGCGCATTTAAATTCGTTCAAACTTACTAATCGTTTTTAtgcctttttttataaaaggcTCTATTCCAAAAGGAGAATTACCGTATAGTGTAAACGGTTTATATGCAGTAAAACTGtagtatttctttttttcttcttaaaaaagtattcatttatatttaaactaAAAATGCGAATGATagatttaaaataaaaaaaaaaaaaaaattgaaatgaatgaaatgaaataaaataaaataaatttatataatttgtacaGAATTCACTAAATGTGTTATCCATttttgaaatgaaaaaagtacAACTTTTAAGAGAAATCAAACAtgtatttaacaaaatatattgcaTAATGGTCTTCAACGTTAGCtgtgaaaatttttataaaaccaataaatgaaaataaaaaaaaaaatctgcAGGATTGAAAAAACAGAGTTGCTAACTTTTTCTAACACtcgtaataaaaattaaattttccaagaataaaaaaaaaaagtcttatataaaaaaggtgaataagttataataaataaatatatatatatatatgtatatattatatatatataatttaggaagaaaaatatagttaCACTTgcaactttttaaatttctatTTCATCGCAAAATGCATACACAACATAAaagaataacatatatataagaacaaaattttattttgctacttaatcgtttttcttttttctttttttttatttttttattttttgtaattttcaCTGCATTTAATCCCCAAAAAATGTATACTACTAGCTTGAATTAAGCaatttaataaagaaaattaaacGCGCAGTCTCATATGcaatataaaattcataCGAAGTATGGATTAAAgtcaacaaaaaaaaaaaaaaacaatataaatcCCTCTTATTTTGTAGTACAGATAAATAGAACTACTGTTGTAAACATTTTAAcgatgaaatataaaatatttaaaatacaatacttgaaaatacgtatataatatattatatatgaaccTATGAATtacatgtataatatatattcatactaTAATAATACGTAATTGCTGCTCAtgatataagtatatatttacattgcatcctatcctttttttttttttttgtcgcTGTATGGGATgttcttaaaaattaatatagaattaaacataaacgcatatataattaatgaatatatataatacactaTTAATGTAACAGAGGAAATGGTTAGGCCTGAGTATGCTTCACCCCCCGATATTGTAAATTTGAattaaagaacaaaatattatacatttagCATGTTCATAACGTGCATAcctgtgcatatatacatacatgtacttatatatatatatatatatccgaAGTAacattatttcatattacaTTACACCGTTCTCTGCAGTTTTACAACGAAGatgaagcaaaaaaatacattaggAATTCGAGAATTAGAAATATACAGGCTCAAATGACTGAGAGAGCAATGGAGCTCCTTCTACTACCAGATGTACGtgaaaaatgttaaatttgAGTAATTAaagattataattatataaaatgacaaaagtgacaatttatttatttattattattttttttttcttcttccaaAGTCCCCATGTTTATTATTAGATATTGGATGTGGGTCAGGATTAAGTGGAATAACTCTAAATGAGTCGGATCATTTTTGGATAGGAATAGACATTAGCATTCATATGATAAGTAAGTTTAACTTTTATCCCTTCGTTcctttaaattatattacaatGTGACAAGcgataatatttatatatgtacatattcacatttacatttacataatatactttttctcttttccaGAAGCAGGTTTGCAAAATGAAGCCCACCTTGGTGGAGACATGCTTTTAGCAGACATGGgaaaatgtaattatttttatatgcctatatatatatatgtatatatttatttatttatatacactaAAAAATACGATTTAAATATGGTATGATGGACtctgaatatttttatatttgaattatatCTCATTATCCGTGCTAGTTTCTTTGAAGTAACAAGTTGGTACTTCTAGAAGTGActattttatgaaaacagATGTCGCAtttaatttaacttttttagtgcatttattttattattttactttttttttttttttgtgacgAATTAGTGATGAGGTTCCAATCTAACATTTTTGATGGAGTAGTCAGGTAGttaaataatcattttatttattctattatttttttttttttatttttgacaCATTTAGTAACTCACGTTGttcagaatatatatactagtatgtacatatatataaaacgttgtaatcattattttgaatacataatatttatatactaatGTATTAATGCTTTTCTGTAGTATATCTGCGTTACAGTGGTTGTGCAACTGGgataaaaaagaggaaagaCCAATCTCCAGAatgataacattttttaagtgGTTATGTGTCTGTCTAAAAAAAGGAGCCAGAGctgttaaatataaaatccctaaaaaaaaaaaagaaagaaaaatatgtatatgaaaatacatgaatatatatatatatatatatgtatatattatgactTATTTGAATTTTCCTTGACGCTTTGTTTATTGACCATGTATAGAGATagttatacatacatttttcgATATAAAAAcacaatgaaaataattagtAATTAGACTTAAAATTAtgatatcattttttttttttattaacatatgtgtttataggtatttcaattttatcCTGACTCAGCAGAACAAATAGAAGCACTCACAAAATTTGCGATGAGGGCTGGCTTTGGAGGCGGTGTTGTTGTTGACTATCCAAATTCGACAAAATccaaaaagtaaatatttgaGAAATTACAGTATAatgaatgtttttttatttttttttttcattatattttttattatattttttttattattttttttttttttatattttttattatatatttttttcttgctATCACGTTCCCTTTAATTTGTGTTTCCATTTGTACAGAAGTTACGTACGGTTAATTCCGTTTTAATAtctctcattttttttatttcatgttCAATTTATTCCTTAGATATTACTTGTGTTTATGGGAAGGATCATCGATGGTTTCACATCCTCCCAATCAAATAGAATATGAGGAAGATGAAGTTATTTCGTTGGAAAGGAGAAGGTAAAAAACgtgaataaacaaataagcaaacaaaaataatgcatacgcatatatgtatatgtctATGTGCATATGCATTTTTGTATATGAGCCTTAATTACACACTTTGCAAAGAATGAATCCATTAAAGAaacatatgatatatatatctaaccCTGGAAACATTTTCGTATGTTTTTATGTAGTCATAATAAGAAAGCAAAGAAgcaaattaagaaaaataaagagtggattatgaagaaaaaggaacaaaGAAGAATGAAAGTaagtgaatatatttttcttatttattagttCATTGAATTATTTTACCATTATGCATTTTACACTTTACATTTTACACTACCTTTTGCACATTACATCGGGAACATCAAATCTAACACTTTACACATTACTCTTTACATTTCACTTTTATTTGCTTGTTCATaattgcttttttatttatgtgtacatattttattatttcatatacattcacttttctcttttctgTCTATTTAGGGGTTGCACGTGAAAAGAGATAGTAAATACACAGGAAGGAAAAGAAAGGGGagattttaaaaagaatacagAACTTATAGTcctatatgtacgtatataatatgctgttataaaataatattttttattttttttcgaaaGTGTAAGCGATTTTTAGTTTATGCTACATTTTTGTTCCTCGtgtatttgtaattttattttatttttttttttttaatgcaaCTGTCttttaataaacatatttatcaATAAAACATTACTGTTATCGTTTGacttagaaaaaaaaaaaaaaaaggtaaataaaaggatgaaaagatgaactaaataatacatgtaataatgcagaaaataaaattttcaccTATCATAAATGgcttttgaaaaaaaaaaaaaagattgcCATATATATGGTACTATATACACAAATGCAGAATATTCGAGGAGAAGAAATTTACTTGTTCTCATCCTTCTATTCTAAAAACACATTTAagttttttgtaatttcttcacttttataattttcatcaaATTCTTTTAACGCTTTAATTAGATCTTTATAGTTCAATTCCACCTATAACGtgaaatatgcaaaaaaaaaaaaaaaagtactcatgtacgtatgtatgtacatatatgcgcaTAGTTTTACTGCACAATATGATAACAAAATCTTTCTCTTCTACATGTAACATTACATGactgaaaataatatatacatttattttgatatttctacttttttttttttttatatgtttgtgtACATTAGATGAATTCTTATAATCTTTATCATTGTCCTTCAACTTTTCATTTGGCTGTAAGGTTAGCGAGTTGTTTATTAGCTGtatggaaaaataatattagaatatatttttataaagtttataaaaaataaacttataAACGTGATAATATTCTTTCAATTTTTCGTCTTCATTtgtcttttctttttttttaaactattaCAGTGTCTAAGGACATATGTAAAATGAGCGATATTAATCTTAAGCAGGACTTTTCGGTAACTTTGCATCCGTTGAAAGAAAGATAATAGTCAATAAATTCTTCGCTAAACTGATATAAACCGAAACACAAGGAAAATTGTGTCAAATGGTCTAATatcatacataatacattataCGCATAAACATGTACAAGCACGTACCCTCATGTATACACACGtacatatctatatctatatctatatatataaatatatataaacctATAAATGTTCACACTATCTTTTGTTTGCTTAAGTTCATTTTCTACTTCATAGAATAGTATATTACCGTAGGTCTATTTTTCAGCagtgtttttattaattgttCATCATCCtcatttacaaaattatcatccattataaaaaattcgCATAATTAAACTTTTCCTTTGTTGATATAGTATAtcagtttatatatatctctttttctttcttttttttttatatttaaaaaagagcaaaattataaaattctttttcgTATAACTACGTTTACCgaataattatatgatgGATAAAGCGGAAAATTTCCTTAtgagaaattataaaattacaaaatcagattataaaaatataaacttagatatatatataacatgttACATGTATAAGATAAATTTTGCTAAAAGGGTAAAAGGAAATCcagtttttaaaattttttttttaattttattttaattctactttaattatttatttttagtattaTACGTAACATGCTAAATAACATTAACAATAAGCGCATtctctatatattatatataatctgCATACATTCGGATttgctttttcatttttttagaGGTCAGTTGCTTCATTctgtaatttatttacatttatacgtttttatataatttttacttcattagtatccatatttttgttattttattttgctcatCAATTTACTCCATATATTTTGCCTTCATCCCTAGTAGCTTTCTTaacttaaaattattaaaaactttttatttggTGAAAATATTGTTACACTAGGCtgaataaaagaagaaattgtgtaatgtttttttcctttttatttatattttgttaaataaaaagattattTGCAAATTAAATTCTCAGGAAAACTGTGAGATAATAACAGTCCATGTAAAAtccttttatttatgtatatataatagaaaattataaatttgttttttattttgctccTTAATTGTactgaattttttttttttttaaaattaaaataatacagtTTACAATGTACATTCACTGTTAGTTAACTTGAAACAGTTtaactgtttttttttttttttttacttttattattagattcctttttataaaataggaataattttatttttcagtgcgtatatacaaatactgaaaaaaaaaaaaaaaactaaaaatgaattataccGTTGACAATGAACAgattaaaatggaaaattaaaataaaaccaaccttaaattaatatatatatatatatatatatatatatatgtgtatgtatattaatacacATATTAGTGTACACACTTAAGattattactttttcaaatttttatccTTTGAAAATGTCTTCTTTTTCAACTAGTAAAACGGTAATTATCTAATGAAAtgaggaaaaataaaaaaatttcgatctaatttttttttgtttttttttgttccttttttgttctttttttttgattttttgttttttttttgcgtttGACGTTAATTATAACCATTGTTATGCttattttttggaaaattaaatttgtcgttataaatgaaaaataaaaaaaaaaattaatcatttttatgttttccaCTAAATAACATCATAAGTGAACTGTGTTTCAAATAAGACGGAAAGGGAACAAgatagaacaaaaaaaaaaaaaaagtaaaataaaattacataaaataaagtaaaatagcgcaaaataaagcaaaataaaatgaattaatttatgtaaCACTCTTGTCTTGTTAtgaaatagagaaaaaaatatatatatataacaaaaaaagataaacaatatttttccCAATTTTTGCGTTTAtcttcaaataaaaaagtaatatttagGTACACaaagtgataaaaaaaaaaaattaacaaatctTTAAACATGTTAAGGGTGAACGTGAATAATAAATCTACTGTTTCACCTGGAAAGTCAGGCGACTATTCCAGTGACAATAACCACGACGTTGTGGAAAACACacataataatgatataccAGATGATAATATTCTATCTgctaataataacaattataatatccataaaaataatgtaaattctGCAATTGAGATTAAAGATAATAGTATTAGTAGTAGTGGGGATAACAACGATATATCTACTCTTCACATTACAGTTTCAGATAACTCGACGAATGTTTctctttcaaaaaataatagcaatGATGATGACAATTATGTTGAATATGAAAAGTAtaacttaaataaaaaaagtagtagcgataattttttatcgCATAAATCTGATCATAGC from Plasmodium brasilianum strain Bolivian I chromosome 10, whole genome shotgun sequence includes the following:
- a CDS encoding 18S rRNA (guanine-N(7))-methyltransferase, producing the protein MVRPEYASPPDIFYNEDEAKKYIRNSRIRNIQAQMTERAMELLLLPDSPCLLLDIGCGSGLSGITLNESDHFWIGIDISIHMIKAGLQNEAHLGGDMLLADMGKLMRFQSNIFDGVVSISALQWLCNWDKKEERPISRMITFFKWLCVCLKKGARAVFQFYPDSAEQIEALTKFAMRAGFGGGVVVDYPNSTKSKKYYLCLWEGSSMVSHPPNQIEYEEDEVISLERRSHNKKAKKQIKKNKEWIMKKKEQRRMKGLHVKRDSKYTGRKRKGRF
- a CDS encoding transcription initiation factor TFIID subunit 10, with the translated sequence MDDNFVNEDDEQLIKTLLKNRPTFSEEFIDYYLSFNGCKVTEKSCLRLISLILHMSLDTLINNSLTLQPNEKLKDNDKDYKNSSNVELNYKDLIKALKEFDENYKSEEITKNLNVFLE